In Necator americanus strain Aroian chromosome IV, whole genome shotgun sequence, the following proteins share a genomic window:
- a CDS encoding hypothetical protein (NECATOR_CHRIV.G13595.T1) — MGWKALMLFVVAVMVVVEFIEAAEEEHFIDVKQIVKGRPDLPFMISPEADVSVLYQSLKSGTIEAVAKLPMAQNDTEHNNEKNPEEFYKLFQLPADIMTKLAADAGYIEHPQTTTSGPWIVRKKVHRSSEGEGTFVQVDSDEEEDDQEEEEEKPRKRKKYYKKKDPTLIAISDLLPKSTPLPMVPLQPAPGTTSLTNPTNIRTLPIVQSATDLSHSNVQPQYAYQPIVQPDGKTYYQQVLILPGRVVSSRDALPMQARMDSPFIQEKPRNVVQADFTVAAPTFPPPVEVVRRNPQTVVPPPPSPPPPPPPPSTVQPVQVLPIAQTQQQMMHLETVTRNSVYPSRFIKPLIKPIESQQRESSARIPAPQNDPIAIPSSRQQLPTPFTTDRQYVQQQKESLYSTKLPSGEEQRINARVFHEEAAVPPKFFMKATQESPLRIRTIDNHLETATAAQMEQIRSLKRGMETKKVMEERRQEVEPQTQRKRKLRKVKKTRKLSKKNSHSRDVDSSSEFPSSEKTTEDIPKPIRRMPQTQFLERVPILTPHSLRKHERVYASKTWKKRRYEPIDIVVPKDLESFEDKGVEEEDVTEPPKKRRKLITKKTRIHPQNDPKDEKEIKDFQQRDPEQEYVTSAPLRRKILRLSKFKEDSDPKTMMENYERSGESRPVRSKKLKRTKRVKKMKSSTSRSETTTAFDAPLPHRQHCLNIRTFARQFGVNDVDEFARDHCAFIENYYPHLTCDRRPEYVAECLKYY, encoded by the exons atggGGTGGAAAGCGTTAATGTTGTTCGTGGTGGcggtgatggtggtggtggaatTTATAGAAGCGGCCGAAGAGGAGCACTTCATCGACGTGAAGCAAATCGTGAAG GGACGTCCTGACTTGCCATTCATGATCTCACCGGAAGCGGATGTTTCCGTTTTGTACCAATCATTGAAATCG ggaaCTATCGAAGCGGTAGCCAAGTTGCCAATGGCACAAAACGATACGGAGCATAACAACGAGAAAAATCCGGAGGAATTCTATAA ACTGTTCCAACTACCGGCGGATATTATGACGAAGTTAGCCGCTGATGCTGGCTACATTGAACATCCACAAACGACCACCAGTGGACCGTGGATAGTAAGAAA GAAAGTTCATCGAAGTTCCGAGGGAGAGGGAACATTTGTGCAA GTGGATTCGGATGAAGAGGAAGATGatcaggaagaagaagaggaaaaacctagaaaaagaaagaagtactACAAAAAGAAGGATCCCACTCTTATAGCGATCTCAGA TCTTCTACCAAAATCTACACCACTGCCTATGGTCCCATTGCAACCGGCACCAGGAACG ACTTCGCTTACAAATCCAACAAATATTCGTACATTGCCGATTGTACAAAGCGCTACTGA CCTCTCGCATTCGAACGTTCAACCACAATACGCCTATCAGCCTATCGTTCAACCGGACGGAAAAAC GTACTATCAACAAGTGCTGATCCTTCCCGGACGAGTTGTCTCGAGCCGTGATGCGTTACCAATGCAAGCACGCATGGATTCTCCATTCATACAAGAGAAGCCGAGG aACGTGGTTCAAGCTGATTTCACGGTTGCGGCGCCAACATTCCCACCACCTGTGGAGGTGGTCCGACGAAATCCTCAGACGGTGGTGCCGCCACCGCCAtcgccaccgccaccaccaccaccgccgtCGACAGTACAACCAGTACAAGTTCTACCGATAGcacaaacacaacaacaaatgaTGCATTTAGAGACCGTTACGAGGAATTcc GTGTATCCATCACGTTTCATTAAGCCTTTAATTAAACCAATAGAGTCACAGCAACGAGAATCTTCGGCCAGGATTCCAGCGCCGCAAAATGATCCAATAGCGATTCCATCATCACGTCAACAATTGCCTACACC ATTCACAACCGATCGACAATATgtgcaacaacaaaaagaatcaCTCTACAGTACAAAACTTCCAAGCGGTGAGGAACAGAGGATTAACGCTCGTGTTTTCCACGAAGAGGCAGCCGTTCCGCCTAAGTTCTTCATGAAG GCTACGCAAGAGAGTCCTCTCCGTATTCGTACCATCGATAATCACTTGGAGACCGCCACAGCCGCACAAATGGAGCAGATTCGTAGCCTTAAGCGAGGAATGGAGACGAAAAAAGTGATGGAAGAGCGTCGTCAA GAAGTGGAACCACAAACGCAACGAAAGCGAAAGTTACGTAAAGTGAAGAAGACGAGGAAATTATCGAAAAAGAACAGCCATTCGAGGGATGTGGACAGCAGCAGTGAATTTCCGTCAAGCGAAAAAACCACCGAGGACATCCCGAAACCGATAAGAAGAATGCCACAAACG CAATTCCTCGAACGGGTACCGATACTTACGCCGCATTCGTTGAGGAAACATGAACGAGTGTACGCCTCGAAAACATGGAAGAAACGAAGG TACGAACCAATAGATATCGTCGTTCCGAAGGATTTGGAAAGTTTCGAGGATAAAGGtgtggaggaggaggatgTGACGGAACCACCAAAGAAGAGGAGGAAGCTCATAACTAAAAAAACAAG AATACATCCTCAAAATGATCCCAAGGATGAGAAGGAGATCAAGGATTTCCAGCAACGGGACCCTGAACAG GAATATGTCACATCCGCGCCATTGAGGCGAAAAATCCTACGCTTGAGTAAGTTTAAAGAAGATTCAGATCCAAAAACGATGATGGAAAACTATGAACGTAGCGGCGAAAGCAGACCAGTTCGATCCAAGAAACTGAAAAGGACGAAacgagtgaaaaaaatgaag TCATCGACGTCACGATCCGAAACCACAACGGCATTCGATGCACCACTACCGCATCGGCAACACTGTTTGAATATTCGAACGTTCGCTCGACAATTTGGTGTGAATGACGTGGACGAGTTCGCACGAG ATCATTGTGCATTCATCGAGAACTACTACCCTCATTTGACGTGTGATCGAAGGCCGGAGTACGTCGCCGAGTGCCTGAAGTACTACTGA
- a CDS encoding hypothetical protein (NECATOR_CHRIV.G13595.T2) has translation MGWKALMLFVVAVMVVVEFIEAAEEEHFIDVKQIVKGTIEAVAKLPMAQNDTEHNNEKNPEEFYKLFQLPADIMTKLAADAGYIEHPQTTTSGPWIVRKKVHRSSEGEGTFVQVDSDEEEDDQEEEEEKPRKRKKYYKKKDPTLIAISDLLPKSTPLPMVPLQPAPGTTSLTNPTNIRTLPIVQSATDLSHSNVQPQYAYQPIVQPDGKTYYQQVLILPGRVVSSRDALPMQARMDSPFIQEKPRNVVQADFTVAAPTFPPPVEVVRRNPQTVVPPPPSPPPPPPPPSTVQPVQVLPIAQTQQQMMHLETVTRNSVYPSRFIKPLIKPIESQQRESSARIPAPQNDPIAIPSSRQQLPTPFTTDRQYVQQQKESLYSTKLPSGEEQRINARVFHEEAAVPPKFFMKATQESPLRIRTIDNHLETATAAQMEQIRSLKRGMETKKVMEERRQEVEPQTQRKRKLRKVKKTRKLSKKNSHSRDVDSSSEFPSSEKTTEDIPKPIRRMPQTQFLERVPILTPHSLRKHERVYASKTWKKRRYEPIDIVVPKDLESFEDKGVEEEDVTEPPKKRRKLITKKTRIHPQNDPKDEKEIKDFQQRDPEQEYVTSAPLRRKILRLSKFKEDSDPKTMMENYERSGESRPVRSKKLKRTKRVKKMKSSTSRSETTTAFDAPLPHRQHCLNIRTFARQFGVNDVDEFARDHCAFIENYYPHLTCDRRPEYVAECLKYY, from the exons atggGGTGGAAAGCGTTAATGTTGTTCGTGGTGGcggtgatggtggtggtggaatTTATAGAAGCGGCCGAAGAGGAGCACTTCATCGACGTGAAGCAAATCGTGAAG ggaaCTATCGAAGCGGTAGCCAAGTTGCCAATGGCACAAAACGATACGGAGCATAACAACGAGAAAAATCCGGAGGAATTCTATAA ACTGTTCCAACTACCGGCGGATATTATGACGAAGTTAGCCGCTGATGCTGGCTACATTGAACATCCACAAACGACCACCAGTGGACCGTGGATAGTAAGAAA GAAAGTTCATCGAAGTTCCGAGGGAGAGGGAACATTTGTGCAA GTGGATTCGGATGAAGAGGAAGATGatcaggaagaagaagaggaaaaacctagaaaaagaaagaagtactACAAAAAGAAGGATCCCACTCTTATAGCGATCTCAGA TCTTCTACCAAAATCTACACCACTGCCTATGGTCCCATTGCAACCGGCACCAGGAACG ACTTCGCTTACAAATCCAACAAATATTCGTACATTGCCGATTGTACAAAGCGCTACTGA CCTCTCGCATTCGAACGTTCAACCACAATACGCCTATCAGCCTATCGTTCAACCGGACGGAAAAAC GTACTATCAACAAGTGCTGATCCTTCCCGGACGAGTTGTCTCGAGCCGTGATGCGTTACCAATGCAAGCACGCATGGATTCTCCATTCATACAAGAGAAGCCGAGG aACGTGGTTCAAGCTGATTTCACGGTTGCGGCGCCAACATTCCCACCACCTGTGGAGGTGGTCCGACGAAATCCTCAGACGGTGGTGCCGCCACCGCCAtcgccaccgccaccaccaccaccgccgtCGACAGTACAACCAGTACAAGTTCTACCGATAGcacaaacacaacaacaaatgaTGCATTTAGAGACCGTTACGAGGAATTcc GTGTATCCATCACGTTTCATTAAGCCTTTAATTAAACCAATAGAGTCACAGCAACGAGAATCTTCGGCCAGGATTCCAGCGCCGCAAAATGATCCAATAGCGATTCCATCATCACGTCAACAATTGCCTACACC ATTCACAACCGATCGACAATATgtgcaacaacaaaaagaatcaCTCTACAGTACAAAACTTCCAAGCGGTGAGGAACAGAGGATTAACGCTCGTGTTTTCCACGAAGAGGCAGCCGTTCCGCCTAAGTTCTTCATGAAG GCTACGCAAGAGAGTCCTCTCCGTATTCGTACCATCGATAATCACTTGGAGACCGCCACAGCCGCACAAATGGAGCAGATTCGTAGCCTTAAGCGAGGAATGGAGACGAAAAAAGTGATGGAAGAGCGTCGTCAA GAAGTGGAACCACAAACGCAACGAAAGCGAAAGTTACGTAAAGTGAAGAAGACGAGGAAATTATCGAAAAAGAACAGCCATTCGAGGGATGTGGACAGCAGCAGTGAATTTCCGTCAAGCGAAAAAACCACCGAGGACATCCCGAAACCGATAAGAAGAATGCCACAAACG CAATTCCTCGAACGGGTACCGATACTTACGCCGCATTCGTTGAGGAAACATGAACGAGTGTACGCCTCGAAAACATGGAAGAAACGAAGG TACGAACCAATAGATATCGTCGTTCCGAAGGATTTGGAAAGTTTCGAGGATAAAGGtgtggaggaggaggatgTGACGGAACCACCAAAGAAGAGGAGGAAGCTCATAACTAAAAAAACAAG AATACATCCTCAAAATGATCCCAAGGATGAGAAGGAGATCAAGGATTTCCAGCAACGGGACCCTGAACAG GAATATGTCACATCCGCGCCATTGAGGCGAAAAATCCTACGCTTGAGTAAGTTTAAAGAAGATTCAGATCCAAAAACGATGATGGAAAACTATGAACGTAGCGGCGAAAGCAGACCAGTTCGATCCAAGAAACTGAAAAGGACGAAacgagtgaaaaaaatgaag TCATCGACGTCACGATCCGAAACCACAACGGCATTCGATGCACCACTACCGCATCGGCAACACTGTTTGAATATTCGAACGTTCGCTCGACAATTTGGTGTGAATGACGTGGACGAGTTCGCACGAG ATCATTGTGCATTCATCGAGAACTACTACCCTCATTTGACGTGTGATCGAAGGCCGGAGTACGTCGCCGAGTGCCTGAAGTACTACTGA
- a CDS encoding hypothetical protein (NECATOR_CHRIV.G13596.T1), whose translation MTLSLPRRPINIIYYVLRQLTLHIYGPKKKEFSSVLESQSHPCEFSSAKYRVYPSGQSDEIAYLCQ comes from the exons ATGACTCTGTCTCTTCCTCGCCGTccaataaatattatatattatgtgTTACGTCAACTTACATTGCATATTTATGgtccgaaaaagaaagaattttcttctgttctcgAGTCGCAATCCCATCCTTG TGAGTTTTCAAGTGCTAAATACCGAGTTTATCCCtccggtcagtccgatgagaTCGCTTACTTGTGTCAATAG